The sequence below is a genomic window from Streptomyces sudanensis.
GCTCCTTCTCGGACTCGGCGTACGGGTCCTCCTCGCCCTGCTTCTTCGGCCGGTCGAGGACGTGGTCGCGTTCGACCTCCATCTCGTTGGCGAAGCCCAGGAGCATCGGGATCGTGGGGAGGAACACGGAGGCGGTCTCACCGCGCCGCCGGGACCGGACGAAACGCCCCACGGCCTGGGCGAAGAACAGCGGTGTGGAGATCGTCGTGGCGTACACGCCGACCGCGAGCCGCGGCACGTCGACGCCCTCGGACACCATGCGGACGGCGACCATCCACCGGTCGTCGCTCTCGCTGAACTCGTCGATCCGCTTGGAGGCGCCCGCGTCGTCGGAGAGGACCAGCGTCGCCCCCTGCCCGGTGATCTCCCGGATGAGCTTGGCGTACGCGCGTGCGGACTCCTGGTCGGAGGCGATGACGAGGGCGCCGGCGTCGGGAACGGCCTTGCGGACCTCGGTGAGCCGCCGGTCGGCGGCGCGCAGCACGTTCGGCATCCACTCCCCCCTCGGGTCGAGGGCGGTGCGCCACGCCTGCGAGACGGCGTCCCTGGTCATCGGCTCGCCGAGCCGGGCGGCCACCTCGTCGCCCGCCTTGGTGCGCCAGCGCATGTTGCCGCTGTAGCTGAGGAAGATGACGGGGCGGACGACGCCGTCGGCGAGGGCGTTGCCGTAGCCGTACGTGTAGTCGGCCGCCGACCGCCTGATGCCGTCGTTCCCCTCCTCGTAGGTGACGAAGGGGATCGGGTTGGTGTCGGAACGGAACGGCGTACCGGTCAGCGCGAGGCGCCGCGTCGCCGGCTCGAACGCCTCCAGGCACGCCTCGCCCCAGGACTTGGAGTCGCCGGCGTGGTGGATCTCGTCCAGGATGACGAGGGTCTTGCGCTGCTCGACGCGGTTGCGGTGCAGCATCGGGCGCACGCCGACACCGGCGTAGGTGACGGCGACGCCGTGGTACTCCTTGCTGAGCGGGCCCGCGCTGTACTCGGGGTCCAGCCTGATGCCTATGCGCGCGGCGGCGGCCGCCCACTGCTTCTTCAGGTGCTCGGTCGGGGCGACCACCGTCACCTGCTGCACGACGTGGTGGTGCAGCAGCCAGGACGCGAGGGTCAGCGCGAAGGTCGTCTTTCCGGCGCCGGGGGTGGCGACGGCGAGGAAGTCCCGGGGCTGCTCCTGGACGTACCTGTCCATCGCGGCCTGCTGCCAGGCGCGCAGCTTGCCGGCCGTGCCCCAGGGGGCGCGGCCGGGGAAGGCGGGAGAGAGGTGATGGGAGGCGGTAGTAGTCACGGTCTCCGATTCGGTGCTCTCGGACGCATGGGGTGCGCACGGCCGACGTACGACAACCGGGCCACCCTACCGGTGCCCCNCCCGCCCCCGCCCGGGACGGCGCCGGGCCCCGCGGAGTGCGAGCGGCGTCACACGGCGGGTCGGCGGAGCCGCCCGGCGGGCGTCGCACGGCCGGTTCGCGGAGCCGCCCGGCGATGCTCTTCACCTCGTCCTCCCGGCCCGTGGCGACATCGGCGACCGGCCGTTCGGCCGCGTCGACGTCGGCGTCGGCGTCGGGCCGGAAGTCCACTCCGTCGACGGCGAGGAAGGGACCGTCGCGAAGACACCGGTTCACGGCCGTACCGCGAGGGTGCCGCCCCGTGAGGTCGCTCCGGTACCGGACCTCGGGGCCGCTCCGGTACCGGACCCCGGCGTCGTTCCGGTGGCAGACCTCGGGGTCAGCCGGTCCGCGCGGGCCGCACCCGGGACGCCACCCACGCCCCCACCAGCGCCACCACCGCCATCGGGAGGAACACCGCCGCGAAGGCCGCCGGGTGCGAGGCGGCCGGCTCCGCGCCGGGCAGGGCGTGGCCGCCCACCGCGCCGCCGCCCAGCGCGGTGAAGGCCGCGCCGCCCGCCGCGAGGAGCATGACGTTCGCCAGGCCGTCGGAGATCTGGAGCGCCGCCGAGTTCGTACCGGCCTCCCCCGGCGCGGACAGCTTCAGCAGCAGCACGCTCGTCGCGGAGATCACCATGCCCATGCCGAAGCAGCCGAAGCCCCAGGCCACCCCCACGATCCACACCGGCACCACCGGGACCAGCACGGACGGCACGGCCGCGATCGCCGCCGCGACCAGCAGCATCCCCAGCACCATCAGCCGCTCCTGGTACGGCTCCGCCCGCGGCCGCGACTGGAGGAACGACCCCAGCGCCCACGCCGCCCCGCCCACGGCCAGCGACAGTCCGGCGAGCGTCGGGCTCAGCCCCCGCTGGGTGACCAGCATCAGCGGCACGAACGACTCCGCGGAGATGAACGCGCCCGCCGCGACCCCGCGCAGCAGCACCACCGACGGCAGCCCGCGCGCCGCCCGGTAGGTGCCGCGCGGCATCAGTCCGCGCACCGCCGGCACCAGCAGCGCCACGCCCGCCGCGGCGGGCAGCACCGACAACCAGCGCAGGTCCTGCCCCGCGTACTGGAGGAGTCCGGCGCCCACCGAGATCCCGAGCGCCAGCCGCAGCCGCCGCACTCCCGGAGCCGGGGCCTCCGCCTCCGGATCGGCGGGTCCGGAGGCCATGCGGCGGATCGCCGGCAGGGCGAGGACGAGCGGCGGCACGACGAGCACCGGTATGCCGAGGAACACCCACCGCCAGCCCAGCCGCTCGGTCACCGTCCCGGCGGCGAGCGGCCCCACGACGGACGGGATGATCCAGCTCGCGGAGAACGCCGCCATGATCGCCGGCCGCAGCCTCTCCTCGTACGCCCGGCTCACCACCACGTACAGCGCGACGATCACCAGTCCGCCGCCGAGGCCCTGCACGGCCCGTCCGAGGACGAACGGCCACATCGCTGCGGCCGTACCGGACACCACCAGGCCCGCCCCGAAGGCGCCGATCCCGGTTGCGAGCGGACCCAGCGGCCCCCGCCGATCGGCCCACTGCCCGGCCAGCACCATGCCGAAGAGACTGGTCGTGAAGTACGCGGAGAACGCGAACGCGTACAGCGGCACGCCGTCCAGCTCCCGCGCCGCGACGGGCATCGCCGTCCCGACGGCGGTCGCCTCGAACGCGATCAGCAGCACGACGGACACGATGCCGATGCTCAGCGCCCGGTGCTCCCGGCCCATCACACCGCCGCCGCCCTTCTCCGGGGCGGCGGACGAGTCGGCGGTGGCGGCGGTGCGGG
It includes:
- a CDS encoding MFS transporter, producing MSALDPPDTARTAATADSSAAPEKGGGGVMGREHRALSIGIVSVVLLIAFEATAVGTAMPVAARELDGVPLYAFAFSAYFTTSLFGMVLAGQWADRRGPLGPLATGIGAFGAGLVVSGTAAAMWPFVLGRAVQGLGGGLVIVALYVVVSRAYEERLRPAIMAAFSASWIIPSVVGPLAAGTVTERLGWRWVFLGIPVLVVPPLVLALPAIRRMASGPADPEAEAPAPGVRRLRLALGISVGAGLLQYAGQDLRWLSVLPAAAGVALLVPAVRGLMPRGTYRAARGLPSVVLLRGVAAGAFISAESFVPLMLVTQRGLSPTLAGLSLAVGGAAWALGSFLQSRPRAEPYQERLMVLGMLLVAAAIAAVPSVLVPVVPVWIVGVAWGFGCFGMGMVISATSVLLLKLSAPGEAGTNSAALQISDGLANVMLLAAGGAAFTALGGGAVGGHALPGAEPAASHPAAFAAVFLPMAVVALVGAWVASRVRPARTG
- a CDS encoding DEAD/DEAH box helicase; this encodes MTTTASHHLSPAFPGRAPWGTAGKLRAWQQAAMDRYVQEQPRDFLAVATPGAGKTTFALTLASWLLHHHVVQQVTVVAPTEHLKKQWAAAAARIGIRLDPEYSAGPLSKEYHGVAVTYAGVGVRPMLHRNRVEQRKTLVILDEIHHAGDSKSWGEACLEAFEPATRRLALTGTPFRSDTNPIPFVTYEEGNDGIRRSAADYTYGYGNALADGVVRPVIFLSYSGNMRWRTKAGDEVAARLGEPMTRDAVSQAWRTALDPRGEWMPNVLRAADRRLTEVRKAVPDAGALVIASDQESARAYAKLIREITGQGATLVLSDDAGASKRIDEFSESDDRWMVAVRMVSEGVDVPRLAVGVYATTISTPLFFAQAVGRFVRSRRRGETASVFLPTIPMLLGFANEMEVERDHVLDRPKKQGEEDPYAESEKELDEANKQQDEDTGEQDMLPFEALESDAVFDRVMYNGAEFGMQAHPGSQEEQDYLGIPGLLEPDQVRLLLQKRQARQIAHSRQKPAEEADLLELPAERRPVVSHKELMELRKQLNTMVGAYVHQSGKPHGVIHTELRRVCGGPPSAEATAGQIRERIKKVQEWATRMR